The sequence TCGATGTCCAACCCGTCGTCGCTGGCGTAGTACTCAACCGCACGCTGGAGCTGTGCGACGCAGGCCAGTCCGCCGGTGCAGTAGGCCATCGGGCCGTCGAACTCCACCGCGCTGTCGCAGACCGGGCAGTGGTCGGGGAATTCGTAGTGGCCCTCGGCGTGTTTCTCGACCACCTCGGCGACGTAGGGAATCACGTCGCCCGCGCGCTCTACGTCCACCTCGTCGCCCACGTTGACGTTCATCTCCGCGATTTCGTCGGGGTTGTGGAGGCTGGCGCGCGAGACGGTGACGCCGCCCACGTCCACGGGTTCGAGGAGGGCCACCGGAGTCAGTCGCCCGGTCCGGCCGACCTGCACCGTGATGTCGGTGATGGTCGTCACCTCCGAGCGCGCGGGGAACTTGTAGGCGAAGGCCCACCGGTAGTGGCGCTCGGTGGTGCCCAACTCCTCGCAGAGCGAGAGGTCGTCTACTTTGACGACGACTCCATCTATCTCGTAGTCCAAGTCCGGGCGGGCTTCCATCAGACGGTTGCGGTAGTCGATGGCGGCTTCTACGTCGTCGGTGCGCTCCGAGCGGTCCTCGACCCGCAGGCCCCACTCGGGCAGGGTCTCGTGCTGTTCCCAGTGGCTCTCGAAGTCGTACGACGAGTCCAGTACGTCGAAGAAAAAGCAGTCCAGCGGCCGCCCGGCGGTCACGGAGGGGTCGAGTTGGCGGAGGGTGCCCGCCGCGGCGTTCCGTGGGTTGGCGAAGGGGTCCTCGCCGCGCTCGACGCGCTCGCGGTTGAGTTTCCGGAAGGCCTCCTCGGGGATGTGGACCTCGCCCCGGAGGACGAGTCGGTCGGGGTAGTCCCCCCGCAGTCGGTGGGGCACGCTGGCGATGGTCCGGACGTTCTCGGTCACGTCCTCGCCGGTGTAGCCGTCGCCCCGCGTGGCGGCCCGGACGTACTCGCCCTCTTCGTAGACGACTTCGACCGAGAGACCGTCGAACTTGGGTTCGCAGACGTAGCGCAGGTCGTCGGCTCGCTCGCCGACCGCTCTGCGCACGCGCTCGTCGAACTCCCGCACGTCCTCGGCGTCGCCGCCCGAGTCGATAGAGAGCATCGGCGTGACGTGTTCGACCGTCCCGAGTTCGTCCAGCGGTTCCCCGCCGACGCGCCGGGTCGGACTGTCGTCGGTCCGGAGACCGAACGCGTCTTCGAGGTCCTGCAACCGGGTGAAGAGGGCGTCGTACGTCCGGTCGGCGATTACCGGGTCGTTCTCGACGTAGTAGCGGTAGTCGTGGTAGCGAATCGCCTCCCGCAACTGTTCGGCCTGTTCGCTGGCCTCGTCCTCGCTCAACTCCTCGACCGGCCGGAACTCGGTCGGCGGCTCCTCGACGTAGGGGTTCTCGTCGGCGCTCGCGCTCGCCATTAGGTGGGGATTGTTCCTTCTCCGGTAAAAAGTCGGGTCTCCTCGGTAGTCCGCGAGGACTGGCTTAAACTTCCCACGGTACGCGTCGAAACCGAGAGGAGGGAGCCGTCCGACGCGCCGAAATGCAAAACGTTATGTGGGGGTGGTGATACCACCTCTCAAGGTCGATGTCCGCCCCCAACGACGCCCCCGAATCGAACGACGACCACCCCCACGAATCGAACGCTAACTACCCCTCCACACGGAACGCAGACCGTCCTCTCGACTCGAACGACGACGTTCCCGAAGAACCAGCCGACGCCTCCACGGACCCACGCCTGAACGAGAAGTACGTTCGCCGACTCCCCGACGCGAACCTGACGCTCGTCGGGGTCGTCCACGACCACCCGGCGAGCGTCCACCGCGCACGTGAGGTCGTCGCCTCGCGCGCCCCCGAGGTCGTCGCGCTCGAAGCGCCGCCGCTGGCGGTGCCCCTCTACGAGGCTTACGCCCGCGAGTCCCGTGCCCCGCCGACGTTCGGCGGCGAGATGAGCGCCGCCGCGCAGGCCGCCCGCGACGAGGAGGCCGAGGTCGTCGGCATCGACGGGCCGACGGTGGCGTTCTTCGCGCGACTCGCCCGGAACTGCCGGGCGGCCGACGCCTCGCTCGGGACGCTCCGGCGAGTCGTCTCGGGCGTCACCTCGGTCACTCGCCACGCGCTGACCTGCCGGGTCGCGGCCGCCGTCGCCTCGCGGACCGCGCTCCGCGTCGAGGTGGACGACCCAGTGGCCCACGACTGCGACCGGTGGGACCCGCCCGCGGTGCAGGCCAGCGACGAGCGCGCCCAAGCCCGGCGCTCCCAGTCGCTCCTCCGAGCGTTTGACCCTCCTCGGCCGGTTCGGCTCCGGGACGAGACCCGCGAGGAGTGCATGGCCGAGAACCTCTCGGCGCTGTGCGAGCGCGGCGAGACGGTCGCTGTCGTCGGTCTCGACCACCTCGACAGCGTTGCCGAGCAGGTCGAAGTCGAGTGAGCAGGACGACCCCCGAGCGAGCAGGACGACCTCGAGTACGCAAGCGCAATTGAACGAACGAGCGAAGCCGAGCGAACTGCGGAAAAATGAGCGATGAGCGTCTGCGGTCGCACGAAGACTCGCGCTACAGGTCGCTTCGGAGTCGGACCTCGTCGTCGGTGACGGCGTCTACCCGACTCTCGTCGAGCGGGTAGGTGTCCTCGTCGCTGTCGCCCCAGTCGAGCGAGGCTTTGATCTTGTCCGTGATGCCCGCATCCGGGTTGACGTAGGCCGTGTCGCCGCGGACTTCCTGAATCATTCCTACCTTGTCGTCGCCCATCATCACGGGCTTGCCCTCGTCGCTGTCACTGAATTGTGCCATAGCAACGGGATTACCACGGGATGCCTGATGGGTACTGTGGCCTTGGACTGTCAGGTCGCGGTCGAGTTCGGCGAGGAGCGTCCCCGGCCTTGTCGGATTCGGGGACGAGACGCCCCGAATCAATCACTCCCTGCAGAGATGGCGGGTATTGCGACGACCCCGCGTACTTAAGCCCAGTCCGTCCGAGGAGGGACACATGCGTGAGGACTTTCTCCTCCTGAATCCGGGGCCGGTTCCCGTGACCCGCGAGGTACGACAGGCGATGAGCGAACCCATGGTCTCGCACCGCTCCGCCGAGTTCGAGGCCGTTTACGAGCGCGCCCAAGACGCGCTCGACCACGTGTTCACCGGATCGACGCTCGACGGCGAATCGACCGCGAGCGACGGGACGAGTCTCGTCTTCAACGGCACGGCGACGATGGCGATGGAGGCCGCAGTGGCGAACCTCGTCGGAACCTTGAGCGGGCGCGGCGACGACGGCAAGGTCGTCCCGCTCGTCAACGGCAAGTTCGGGCGGCGCTTCAAGCGAATCGCCGACCGGTACGCCTCCGTGGACCCCGTGGAAGCGACGTGGGGCCACTCCCTCGACCTCGACGAAGTTCGGGAGACGGTGGACGATGAGACGGACGTGGTGACGATGGTCCACAACGAGACCAGCACGGGCCTGCTGAACCCGGTCGAGGAGGTCGGGGAAATCGCCGCGGAACACGACGCCCGCTTCGTCGTGGACGGCGTGACCTCCATCGGCGGCGACGAGTTCCGCATCGACGACTGGAACGTGGACGTGGCAGTCACCGACGCCCAGAAGTGTCTGGCGGCACCGCCGGGGACCTCCGCGATGTACGCGACCGAGGAGGCCCAAGAAGCGTTCGACGGCGACGCCGCGCCGTTCTACGAGGACTTAGACTGGCACCTCCGGAAGGCCGACTCCCACCAAACGCCGTTCACGAGCGCGGTCCCGCTGTTCCGCGGGCTGGCAATCGCCGTCGAGGATATCGTCGAGGAGGGCATGCCCGAGCGAATCGAGCGCCACCGCGAGCAGTCCAAAGCCTTCCGCGAGGCGTTCACCGCGATGGGGCTGGACCTCTTCGCCGAGCGCAACGACGCCACGGAGTACTCGAACACCCTGACGGCGGTGTCGCTCCCGACCCACACCCGCGAGGACCCCGAGGCCTTCTTCGACGCCATCGAGGAGCGCGGCGTCTCCATCTCGGGCGGACAGGCCCACCTCGGCGGGGAAATCTTCCGCGTGAGCAACATGGGCAACCTCTCCAGCGAGCAGATTCTCCGCGGGATTCGCACCATCGGCGAGGCCTTCGAGGAGACCGGCGAGGACGTGGACACTGAGGCTGGCGTCGAGGCGGCGCGCGAAGTTCTGCGGTAGGTCGCCGTAGGGGTTTCAATCCCGTGCTGGGTTTTCTGGGTTCTGCGACAAGGTCGCATCCCACGAGACGCGCTCGAAGTTCTCCGAGTTTCAATCCCGTGCTGGGTTTTCTGGGTTCTGCGACCTCGATGGAAGCGTGTGACGGGTCGCTCCTCATCATGTTTCAATCCCGTGCTGGGTTTTCTGGGTTCTGCGACCGCGTCGTTCGCGGCGGCCGCGGTACCGACTCCGAGTTTCAATCCCGTGCTGGGTTTTCTGGGTTCTGCGACCGACCAGTGGGTCCAACAGCGGGGCTTCCCCGGTCCGTTTCAATCCCGTGCTGGGTTTTCTGGGTTCTGCGACGCAACGACGTTCTGGTCGCCGACCTCGATGTGCGTCCGCGGTTTCAATCCCGTGCTGGGTTTTCTGGGTTCTGCGACAGCTGTATCGACATACAGTTTACAGATAGCTGTATACGTTTCAATCCCGTGCTGGGTTTTCTGGGTTCTGCGACAGGGAGGACGAAGCGGTTCCAGTCGTCGGTCGGACGTGGTTTCAATCCCGTGCTGGGTTTTCTGGGTTCTGCGACACGTGTTATAGTTCACCTTCTCCGGGCTGAGTCCAACGACGTTTCAATCCCGTGCTGGGTTTTCTGGGTTCTGCGACTCGTCAAGTGGCGCTCGAAGAAGATTCGCCAAGAGTTGTTTCAATCCCGTGCTGGGTTTTCTGGGTTCTGCGACAATCACCACGTAGCCGGTGACGACTGCGAGTGCCAGGTTTCAATCCCGTGCTGGGTTTTCTGGGTTCTGCGACCACGATAAGACCGGCTGGGTGATTCGGCGATTTGCAGAGTTTCAATCCCGTGCTGGGTTTTCTGGGTTCTGCGACTCGCGGCCTCGTAGAACCACTGGGCTTGCTCGATGTTTCAATCCCGTGCTGGGTTTTCTGGGTTCTGCGACGGTGGTCGAACTGGGCTTTGATGGTCGCGGCGTTCGTTTCAATCCCGTGCTGGGTTTTCTGGGTTCTGCGACGCGGCGAAGAGTACGAGCGCCTGTGGAACGACATGTTTCAATCCCGTGCTGGGTTTTCTGGGTTCTGCGACGGATTATCTCACCGTTCATCGTCCACCTCGGGACGTTTCAATCCCGTGCTGGGTTTTCTGGGTTCTGCGACTCGCGGGTCTGGGCGCGACTCATCGACACGCCCGAGTTTCAATCCCGTGCTGGGTTTTCTGGGTTCTGCGACGCGAGCGCGAACCCGGCCTCCTCGGCGAGGTCCGCGTTTCAATCCCGTGCTGGGTTTTCTGGGTTCTGCGACTGCTGTACAACCGGAAGTACATCAATCGGTCCGACCGAGTTTCAATCCCGTGCTGGGTTTTCTGGGTTCTGCGACATTTCAGGACCCTCAAGGCTTCTTCCCGGTTTTCTCCGTTTCAATCCCGTGCTGGGTTTTCTGGGTTCTGCGACAGGGGGTGAAAATCGGTCCAGAGGCCCCAAAAAGATTTCTCTTGGCGTCGTCGGCGACGCCGACTTCGTGGACCGGGGCTGTACAGAGAGTTTAAAAAGGTCCACGAAGCTACCCGCCGAACGCGCTCGCGCTTTCGGGGTCGATGCTGAGGAACGTTGGAATCGACACGGCGGCGACGGCGATTTCCAGCGCACCCGCCGCGACGAACGCCGCGAGGAAGCCGAACTCGTCGGCCACGGTCCCGCCGACGAGGATGCCCGCGAGGAAGCCAATGCTCCCGCAGGCGTTGAACCCCGCCATCGCGGTCCCGCGGCCCTCCTCGGGCGAGAGGTCCGAGACCAGCGCCATCGTCGCCGGAGCCATCAGCGCGCCGATGACGCCCACGACGACCATCCCGATGCCTGCGGTCGCCACGGTCGGGGCGAGTCCGACCCCCACCACGGCGAAGCCGTACAGCGCCGACCCCGCGACGATGGGACCGGTCCGGCCGATTCGGTCCGAGAGGAGACCGAAGGGATACTGCAGAAGCGCGAACGGCGTGAAGAACAGTCCGAGCATGACGCCCGTCGCGGCGGCGTCGAGACCGAACGCCTCCCGGAAGTAGACCGTCCCGACCAGTGCGAAAAAGCCCGCGGTGAACCGGTCCACGAACCCGAAGACGTAGGGGAGTCCGAGGAGCGGCCGGTCGGTCAGGGTCGCCAACGCGGTGCGAATCCGGCCCTCGGCGTCGGCGTCCGAGCTATCGCTGGCCGACGCGTCGCTGGCCGACGAGGGCGCGCGGTCGGGTATCGAGAGCGCGACCAGTCCGGCGACGACGAGCAGACCTCCGGCGGCGTAGAGCGGGACGAGCGGGCCGACGCCGTAGAGTTGCCCGCCGAGGGGTGCGCCGACCGCGGTGCCGAGACCGATGGCGATGCCCGCCGCGCCCATGTTCTTGCCGTGGCCGCCGGATAGGTCCATCAGCATCGTCATCGCCAGCGAGAACGCGCCGATGGTGGTCGCGCCCTGCACCGCCCGGAGCGCCAGCACCTCGCCGAACGACAGCGAGAGCGCGCCGGGGAGCGCGGCGAGCGCGACGTAGCCGACCGCCCCGCCGAGCGCGCCCGCGGCGACCAGCGGCGTCCGGCGGCCGAGTCGGTCGCTGGCCGCGCCCCAGACGCCCGCGAACGCGACGAACGCCGCGAACTCCGCGGCGAGAAACCACATGCTCGCGTCGAGCGCCGTGGTCGCGCCGACCGCCGCCACGAGGTCCGGGACCCCCGGATAGAGGAGGACCTGCGCCAGCAGGACGGCGAACACGACGGTCGCCAGTCGGATTCGGTCGCGCCTTGGAGTAGTCACTGAGACGTACGGTACTGGGAAGCGCGCGGCCTTGTAAGTCGCGGAAGCGGTCGGCGCTTCCCTCGTGACTCGACGGAGGGAGCCGAGGTTGATACTCTCGAAACGCTTATTCTGTTCCCACCGGTAGTGGGAATATGCCGAAAGTGGACTCGAAAGGCCGTATCGTTCTGCCGCAGGACCTCCGCGAACGACTCGGACTCGACCCCGGAACCGAAGTGGCCGTGCGCGAGGAGGGCGGCCGCGCGGTCGTCGAACCCGGAGAGAGCGCCGACGAGATTATTTGCGACCTCGAAACCCGAATCGAGGAAGCGGCCTCGCGCCGGGAGCGTCCGCGCTACGACGACCTAGAGGGTGAGGCCCGCGACCACCTCGAAACGATTCGGCGGCAGGCAAGCGGTTCAGGGGAGACGGGACACGATTCGGACGAGACCGCGAGCGACACGGACGACGAGACGCCGAACGGGGAGCGATGAGCGACGGCCCCTACCTGTTCGACGTTGGCGTCACCGCGCTCGCTCACGCGGGAACGCCTGTCAGTGAGACGCCGCTCTCGTACGTTCGGGAGGCTATCGCCGGAGAAATCGACGCGGTCGTCCCCTACCCGTCGCTCGTCGGTGCCCACCACGTCCTCACGTCGGTCTACGGATTCTCGAACGAGGATGCGTCGAGTCTCATGCAACGATTCATGGACGCCAATCGCGTTCACTGGTACGACGAGATGCGTGAAGAGACCGTTCGGGAAGGGTTCCAGTGGGCTGGCGATGCGAATATCGAGGGGTGGGACGGGTACTACGCCAGAGTCGCTATCGAGGAGGGCGTCGAGACGATGCTGACGCTGGACGACGACTTTCGGCGCATCGAGGGCATCTCGACCGAAGTCGTCCTCACGACCGACGAGTTCGAGCGATTGAACCGGTATCTGGACCACCGAACCTGATTCCTTACTCGCCGACCGAAATCCGCTCGCTTTCGGGGTCGATTTCGACGCGCCCGCCGACCGGTATCGGGACGCTCGGCGCGGTGTGGCCGAAGTCAACGTCGAAAACGACCGGCGCGTCCGGGTTGTACTCGCCCACGACTTCCGCAATCGTCTCGCGTTGGTCCTCGCGGTACTCGTCGCGGCCCTCCGGGCCGGGGTCCTCGAAGAGGTTGCGGGCCTTCGGGCGGCCGACGAGGAGACCCGCGAACTGCTCCAGCAGGCCGCGCTCGCCCATCCCGATGAGCGTCTGGCGCACGTCCATCGCGGATGGTAGCTCCTCGGAGGTCTCCAACAGGAGGATGCGCCCTGCCAAGTCCTCGGGTGCTGGCAGGTAGCGGTCGGTCCGCAACTGCATATCCACGATTTCGAGACAGCCGCCCCACGTCCGCCCCGAAACCGCGGTCTCCGGCCCGCGGAAGGTCCAGCCCGGATTCGGCTCCATCTCGCGGTGTTGGTCTAAGGTGTCGGGGTCGCCCCAGTCCAAGTCGTCGTCGGTGAACTCGTCGGCCGGGCGGAGGTCGCCGAAGGCGTCGAGGTCGTCGGCGAAGAACGCCGTCTCCAGATGCTCGACCGTGTAGTCGTGCATCGACCCCTGCATGGCGAGGTCGGTCAACAGCGTCCCGCCGTAAAAGGAGACGATGCCGAGGTTCCAGAGGTAGCACGCGAGGTTGGTGTTGTCGCTGATGCCGTAGAATCTGGTCGGGTTCTCCCGCAGGACTTCGGGGTTGAGGTGCTTCAGGATGCGAACTTGGTCGAACCCGCCGATGACGGTGACGACGCCCGAAATCTCGGGGTCCTCGAAGGCGTCCATCACGTCTCGGGCGCGCTCGTCGGGGTTGTCGTAGAGGTAGTCGCTGTCCTTCGTGGCGGTCGGGAACTCGACGGGTTCGAGGTCGAACTCCTCGCGGAGGCGCTCCAGTCCCAACTCGTAGACGTGGGGGTAGTCGGTCGCTCGGTTGGAACCGGGCGCGACTATCGCTACTTTGTCGCCGCGGTCCAGCGCGGGCGGGACGACGAACTCGCCGAACTCGCTCATGGCCCGCGGTTCGGTGTCGCGTTTCCTATACGTTTCGGGACTGCGGGAGCGAGTCCCACGGCGAACCCGCAGATTGATGGCAACGCTCTGCCAGTACTCGCGCATGGCCGACCCCGAACTGCTCGCTCGTCTCGACAGAATCGCCCTCCTACTTGTCGCCCTCCTCGCGGTCGAACTGCTCGAACTGTTGGACGTGGACGCGCTGTTCCTCCTGCTGGCCGGTATCGCCGTCTCCGTCTTCGGCTTCGCGTACCTCTGGGGCCGGTCGGTCGTCGGTCTTCTCTCCGAGGAGGGAGTCCGATGACCGAGGACGGCGGCGACCCGGACCGCGGCGACGACTCGAACCGCGGCGACGACCTCGACCGCCTCGAAGCGAAGGTGGACCGACTCGACGAGAGACTCGCCGGACTCGAAGCCACGCTCGACCGTCTGGCGCTCTTGGTCGGCGCGTCGCTGGTCGTGCAACTCGCGGCCCTCCTCGGCGGCGACCTGCTCTTGAACCTCCTTTTGGTCTTGCTCGCGCTCGGCTTCCTCGGTCTCGTGGTGGTCTTTCTCGTCGCGCTCGGCAAGCGTCTGTAGTCACTCGCCGACCGGCGACGCCTTCCCGACCGGCGACGCCTTCCCGACCGGCGGCACCCTCCCGACCGCGCTCGGCGTGCCGTTCTCGCCGACCGCGGGCCACCCCTCGCGCCAGCGAATCCGGTCGAGCATCAGGACCCGCCGAGGAGTGTCGGCGACCCACGCGTTCCCCCGGACGTAGGCGTGGTACAGGAGCCACCACCCGCCGCGCTCGTCGCGGACGACCGCGCAGTGGCCCGGCCCCACGAACCGGTCGCCGGAGTGGAGAATCGTCGTCCCGGTTGCGCCCGCGTCGGTCAGGGGCGCGCCCGACCGGTTTCGATACGGACCGCGTAGCTCCTCGGCGCGGCCGACCACGAGATGGTAGGTACTCTCCGCGCCGCGACAGCAGGTCCCCCGCGAGCCGAAAAAGTAGTAGTAGCCGCCGCGCTCCACGACGTAGGGCGCTTCCACGCCGTCGCCCGCTATCCGGAACGTCTCGCCCGCCACGGCGAGGCCGTCGGCGGTGAGTCGGACGCCGTAGATGCCCCGCTTGCTCCCCCAGAAGAGGTACGGTTCGTCGTCGCCGCGGACGAACAGCATCGGGTCGATGGAGTTGGGGACGCCGACCTCCTCGCTCCGGAGGAGGCCGCCCCGAGGCTCGAAGGGACCGGTCGGGTCCGAGGCGGTGGCGACGCCGACGCCGGGGTCGTCGGCCCGGAAGTCGGCGTCGGAGTAGTAGAGGAGCGTCCGCCCGTCGAGGCGGCCGACGCCGGGTGCCCAGAGACCCCGGTACCGGGACCACGGCGGTTTCTCCTCGAACGCGGGGCCGACGAACTCCCAGTCTACGAGGTTCGGCGATTCGAGAATCGGAATCAGTTCGCGGTCGGGACCCGCGTCGGGCTTCCACGGGTGGTAGGTGCCGTAGGCGTAGTAGGTGTCGCCGACGCGAAGCACGTCGGGGTCCGGGAATATCTGGTCGTGGACGGGGTTGCGGTAGGTCTCTCGTTGGGATTCTCGGGAGCGTTCGGTCTCGGCGGGGGTGGAGTCTGCTGTTCCGAACCAAGCGACTCCCGCGCTGGCGAGGAGTTCGCGCCGATTCACGCCGGGAGTATGCTACTGAATCGCAAAAAGATTCGGTCGGATTATCGGAACAGCGACGAGGACGCCGGGGACGATTCGACGGAATCGAAATCCGAAGAACAACGGAGAGCTAGCTTCAGGCTTGAGCGATGGAGTCACCGCAACCGCCCCGCACGGCACCGCGACGGCAGGCCTCGCACCTCCCCAACCTCCTCGCTCACTCGTCTCCTCCGGATACTCGTTCGCTCGTCCCTCGCGCGATGGGCGCGTCGCGGTGGGCGACGCGCCCGCACGCGCCAACGTAACAAATCGAATCTCAGTCCCGCCGTCTGCAATCCTTGCCGTAACTGAGGGTTATAACTTCGCGTAGAAATATGCGTGTAGTACATGACTGACCCCGAGGAGGCGGCCGACCAGCCCCGCTTTTCGACCCGGAGCCTCCACGCTGGCCACGGAGCCGACCCCGCGACCGGGGCGCGCGCACCGCCCATCTATCAGACGACCTCCTACGCGTTCGAGGACGCCGACCACGCCGCGGACCTCTACGCGCTGGAGGGCGACGGCGACATCTACTCGCGCATCTCGAACCCCACCGCGGAGTTTCTGGAGAAGCGACTCGCCTCGCTGGAAGGCGGCGCGGGCGCTGTCGCCACCGCGAGCGGGATGGCCGCGTTCGACGCGTTGCTCCTCGTGCTGGCCGAGCAGGGCGACAACGTGGTCTGTTCGACCGACACCTACGGCGGGACCACTGCCTATCTCAGCCACAACGCGAGCAAGCGCGGGGTCGAACCCCGGTTCGTGGACACCCTCGACTACGAGGCATACGAGGAGGCCGCGGACAACTCGACCGCGTTCGTCCACGTCGAGACGGTCGGCAACCCCTCGCTGGTGACGCCCGACTTCGAGCGCGTGGCCGAAATTGCGCACGACGCCGGGGCACCGCTCGTGGTGGACAACACCTTCGCCACGCCCTATCTCTGCCGCCCGCTCGACCACGGCGCGGACGTAGTGTGGGAGTCCACGACGAAGTGGCTCCACGGGAGCGGGACCACCGTCGGGGGCGTCCTCGTGGACGGCGGGAGTTTCGACTGGGAGGGCCACGCCGACCGGTTCCCCGAAATCGCGGGCGACAACCCCGCCTACCACGACACCGACTTCGCGCGGGACTTCCCCGACGCGCCGCTGGCGGCCGCGGCGCGCTGGCGGGCGCTCCGGAGTTTGGGCAACCAGCAGTCGCCTTTCGACGCGTGGCAGACCCTGCAAGGGCTGGAAACCCTGCCGCTCCGGATGGACCGCCACTGCGAGAACGCCGCGATTCTGGCGGAGTACCTCGCGGACCACGACGAGGTAGCGTGGGTCGCGTATCCGGGCTTGGAGAGCCACGAGACCCACGAGAACGCCAGCGAGTATCTGGACGGCGGATACGGCGGGATGATAGCGTTCGGACTGAAAGCGGGCTTCGAGGCCGGGAAGGCCTTCTGCGAGAACGTCGAGTTGGCCAGCTTTCTGGCGAACATCGGCGACGCGAAGACGCTGGTCATCCACCCCGCCAGCACGACCCACGCACAGCTCTCGCGCGACGAACAGGAGTCGGCGGGCGTCTCGCCGGACCTCGTGCGCCTCTCGGTCGGCATCGAGGACCCCGCCGACCTGCTGGCCGACGTGGAGCAGGCCATCGAGAGAGCTACGTCCCCCCGACCCGGAGAGACAGACGACACATGAACCGGACCCGCGACACCGCCGACCTCGGACGCTTCGAGTTCGAGTGCGGTCGGTCGGTCCCCCTCGAAGTCGCCTACGAGACCTACGGCGAGTACGACGGGAACAACGCCGTACTCGTCTGTCACGCCCTGACCGGAAGCGCGCACGTTACCGGCCCGAAGCGCGGCGACACCGACGGACAGGCCGCGGCGTGGTGGAGCGACGTGGTGGGGCCGGGGAAGGCCATCGACACTCGGAAGTACTTCGTCGTCTGCGCGAACGTGCCGGGGTCCTGTTACGGGACGACCGGTCCGGCCAGCGAGGACCCCGAGACCGGCGAGGCGTACGGCACCGACTTCCCGGCCGTGACGGTCGGCGACTGGACGCGAGCGCAGGCGAAACTCTTGGACCTCCTCGGGGTCGGCCCGCTCCACGCCGTCGTCGGCGGGAGCGTCGGCGGCATGAACGTCTTGGAGTGGGCCAAGCGCTACCCCGAGCGCGTCGATAGGGTGGCCCCGATAGCCACCGCGGCGCGGCTCGACCCCCAGATGCTCGCCATCGACAGCATCGCGCGGCGAGCCATCACGACCGACCCGAACTGGAACGGCGGCGACTACCACGGCACCGACGACGAGGGCGACCGACGGCCGAAACCCACAGACGGCCTCGCGGTCGCCCGCCAGTTGGGCCACGTCGGCTACCTCTCGAAGGACTCGATGGACCGGAAGTTCGGCCGCCGGTCGGCGGGCCGGGCCGCGATGGCAGAGGCCTTCGCGCCCGACGACCCCGCGGGCGACTTCTTCCCCTACCGGGAGGTCGAGTCGTACCTCGACTATCAGGCCGAGAAGTTCGTGGAACGCTTCGACGCGACCAGCTACCTCTACCTGACGCGGGCGATGGACCACTACGACCTCTCGTCGGGCTACGACTCGGACGCCGACGCGCTCGCCGGGTTCTCGGGCGAGGCGCTGGTCGTCAGTTTCACCGGCGACTGGCACTTCACGGTCGAACAAGCCGACCTCCTCGCGGAGGCCTTCGAGACGGCGGGCATCGACGCGGCCCACCACGTCGTGGAGAGCGACCACGGCCACGACGCCTTCCTCGTGGAACCCGAGGAGGTCGGGCCGCCGCTCCGGGACTTCCTCGACGCGGGCGTCGAGGGCCGGGCGGTCAGCGACGCCGACGAGCGGGAGTTCGCGCCGGTCCACGCGAGCCTCTTCGGAAAGTGA is a genomic window of Halorussus salinus containing:
- a CDS encoding S66 peptidase family protein, which codes for MSEFGEFVVPPALDRGDKVAIVAPGSNRATDYPHVYELGLERLREEFDLEPVEFPTATKDSDYLYDNPDERARDVMDAFEDPEISGVVTVIGGFDQVRILKHLNPEVLRENPTRFYGISDNTNLACYLWNLGIVSFYGGTLLTDLAMQGSMHDYTVEHLETAFFADDLDAFGDLRPADEFTDDDLDWGDPDTLDQHREMEPNPGWTFRGPETAVSGRTWGGCLEIVDMQLRTDRYLPAPEDLAGRILLLETSEELPSAMDVRQTLIGMGERGLLEQFAGLLVGRPKARNLFEDPGPEGRDEYREDQRETIAEVVGEYNPDAPVVFDVDFGHTAPSVPIPVGGRVEIDPESERISVGE
- a CDS encoding family 43 glycosylhydrolase produces the protein MNRRELLASAGVAWFGTADSTPAETERSRESQRETYRNPVHDQIFPDPDVLRVGDTYYAYGTYHPWKPDAGPDRELIPILESPNLVDWEFVGPAFEEKPPWSRYRGLWAPGVGRLDGRTLLYYSDADFRADDPGVGVATASDPTGPFEPRGGLLRSEEVGVPNSIDPMLFVRGDDEPYLFWGSKRGIYGVRLTADGLAVAGETFRIAGDGVEAPYVVERGGYYYFFGSRGTCCRGAESTYHLVVGRAEELRGPYRNRSGAPLTDAGATGTTILHSGDRFVGPGHCAVVRDERGGWWLLYHAYVRGNAWVADTPRRVLMLDRIRWREGWPAVGENGTPSAVGRVPPVGKASPVGKASPVGE
- a CDS encoding O-acetylhomoserine aminocarboxypropyltransferase/cysteine synthase family protein translates to MTDPEEAADQPRFSTRSLHAGHGADPATGARAPPIYQTTSYAFEDADHAADLYALEGDGDIYSRISNPTAEFLEKRLASLEGGAGAVATASGMAAFDALLLVLAEQGDNVVCSTDTYGGTTAYLSHNASKRGVEPRFVDTLDYEAYEEAADNSTAFVHVETVGNPSLVTPDFERVAEIAHDAGAPLVVDNTFATPYLCRPLDHGADVVWESTTKWLHGSGTTVGGVLVDGGSFDWEGHADRFPEIAGDNPAYHDTDFARDFPDAPLAAAARWRALRSLGNQQSPFDAWQTLQGLETLPLRMDRHCENAAILAEYLADHDEVAWVAYPGLESHETHENASEYLDGGYGGMIAFGLKAGFEAGKAFCENVELASFLANIGDAKTLVIHPASTTHAQLSRDEQESAGVSPDLVRLSVGIEDPADLLADVEQAIERATSPRPGETDDT
- the metX gene encoding homoserine O-acetyltransferase MetX; translated protein: MNRTRDTADLGRFEFECGRSVPLEVAYETYGEYDGNNAVLVCHALTGSAHVTGPKRGDTDGQAAAWWSDVVGPGKAIDTRKYFVVCANVPGSCYGTTGPASEDPETGEAYGTDFPAVTVGDWTRAQAKLLDLLGVGPLHAVVGGSVGGMNVLEWAKRYPERVDRVAPIATAARLDPQMLAIDSIARRAITTDPNWNGGDYHGTDDEGDRRPKPTDGLAVARQLGHVGYLSKDSMDRKFGRRSAGRAAMAEAFAPDDPAGDFFPYREVESYLDYQAEKFVERFDATSYLYLTRAMDHYDLSSGYDSDADALAGFSGEALVVSFTGDWHFTVEQADLLAEAFETAGIDAAHHVVESDHGHDAFLVEPEEVGPPLRDFLDAGVEGRAVSDADEREFAPVHASLFGK